A section of the Salvelinus sp. IW2-2015 unplaced genomic scaffold, ASM291031v2 Un_scaffold5090, whole genome shotgun sequence genome encodes:
- the LOC112077954 gene encoding E3 ubiquitin-protein ligase rnf213-alpha-like, with the protein MEVQQQPSRGGGDHSSPTPQSPGVKKEKQKDNKSDDSESKGQDVPPPKRIPPGKKQVSASERLTIYFHAVLSKDFKLNPDEDRIFIRAGGNIGNWDTDTVELTVSKDLGEHGFLVEGSLITSKSNATVSIPYKYLVYKLKKQKYEXEYIYKLDSTYPTTNRCLFVKSHLLNEEGDWHQYDDIICVAPSKNVLKRLKDAFWSDQRKSVIEGREIAGKVMLESIFDLLRSWTDINFKSFLNQLNQFYQIYGNPFVYEETHKKWYSLDYDEKDVRKLLKQFMXDNVVPQLQKEGEGKSCFIQDPMRAAVVMLYVWKQFGVRLDHGESTRLCTALCLPKLPKDSFLQYWTDFAQAVSGLKNLPDMLVALINSVKTEGPRWILVLPLLHLLKGSSKPFTPISTTVTTKYEQSWAGLQGLKADMTLNSQDRRAMLNLMKNNGHLVEMDRLVSRSWMCLLPIEDLMECSVLINVELLDLLHVFTLRAPQDVTYSNKQYVSDTLSHIQSSLIEEKYSCFSEAYGRECLATAVKLFEKICKGVRSTSTYTQNFTDIPVACMNMVVSVSEFARAFESQATKDVEREHMHAKELELLSEAMVIVRSWIGKTFRDRLLARGMTTLYLSVNVTTEIEMWNNIISLKFANDDFTKEWRQTFTRDLEGKLKQESPLDQIEIYCSKIEVLNESHPHVAKSIEKCALEAVTSLCQHLRLHIRHANLQIKSPPSRIGQRSPLRSA; encoded by the exons ATGGAGGTCCAGCAGCAGCCTTCCCGTGGGGGAGGAGACCACTCCTCACCTACACCACAGAGCCCAGGCGTcaagaaagagaaacagaaagacaacAAAAGCGACGACTCTGAATCCAAGGGTCAGGATGTTCCACCGCCAAAAAG GATCCCTCCAGGGAAAAAACAGGTCTCTGCAAGTGAGAGACTCACAATCTATTTCCACGCTGTCCTCTCAAAGGATTTCAAGCTGAACCCGGACGAGGACCGCATCTTCATCAGGGCTGGGGGGAACATTGGGAACTGGGATACCGATACCGTTGAGCTCACTGTGTCTAA GGATCTTGGAGAGCATGGGTTCCTAGTCGAAGGGAGCTTGATCACAAGCAAATCTAATGCAACCGTGTCCATACCATACAAGTACCTCGTCTACAAGCTTAAAAAGCAAAAGTACGAGTWTGAGTACATATACAAACTGGATTCTACCTACCCCACCACCAACAGATGTCTTTTTGTCAAATCCCATCTGCTTAATGAAGAAG GGGACTGGCATCAGTATGATGACATCATCTGTGTGGCGCCATCCAAGAACGTGCTCAAGCGGCTAAAAGACGCTTTTTGGTCGGATCAAAGGAAAAGTGTCATCGAAGGCCGAGAAATCGCAGGGAAAGTTATGCTGGAGAGTATATTTGACCTCCTCAGGAGCTGGACTGACATTAACTTCAAGAGTTTCCTCAATCAGCTGAATCAGTTTTACCAGATCTATGGGAACCCGTTTGTCTATGAGGAGACACACAAGAAATGGTACTCCTTAGACTACGACGAAAAAGAT GTCAGGAAGCTGCTGAAGCAGTTCATGRTGGATAACGTTGTTCCTCAGCTGCAGAAGGAGGGTGAGGGGAAAAGCTGCTTCATCCAGGACCCCATGAGGGCAGCTGTGGTCATGCTGTACGTGTGGAAGCAGTTCGGCGTCAGGCTGGACCACGGAGAGTCCACCCGGCTCTGCACCGCCCTGTGCTTGCCCAAGCTGCCCAAAGACTCCTTCCTGCAGTACTGGACCGACTTCGCCCAAGCCGTCTCCGGTCTCAAAAA CTTGCCAGACATGTTGGTGGCTCTGATCAACAGTGTGAAGACTGAAGGGCCCCGGTGGATTTTGGTGCTCCCCCTGCTCCACCTCCTCAAGGGATCCTCCAAACCGTTCACACCCATATCTACCACTGTCACCACCAAGTACGAGCAGTCCTGGGCGGGCCTCCAAGGCCTCAAAGCAGACATGACACTCAACAGCCAGGACAGGAG AGCGATGTTGAATCTCATGAAAAACAATGGCCATCTGGTTGAGATGGACAGACTAGTGTCTCGGTCCTGGATGTGTCTGCTGCCCATAGAGGACCTGATGGAATGCAGCGTCCTCATCAACGTGGAACTGCTGGACCTGCTCCATGTCTTCACTCTGAGGGCCCCTCAAGATGTCACCTATAGCAACAAGCAG TATGTGTCAGACACTCTCTCACATATTCAAAGCAGTCTCATCGAGGAGAAATACAG TTGTTTTAGTGAGGCGTATGGCAGAGAATGCTTGGCAACAGCAGTGAAACTttttgagaagatctgcaaaggaGTCCGGTCCACTTCAACCTACACTCAGAACTTCACAGACATCCCTGTGGCATGCATGAACATGGTTGTCTCTGTATCTGAGTTTGCCCGGGCCTTTGAGTCACAG GCAACTAAGGACGTGGAAAGAGAGCATATGCATGCCAAGGAGCTGGAGCTGTTATCCGAGGCGATGGTGATCGTCAGATCCTGGATCGGCAAAACCTTCAGAGACCGGTTGCTGGCCAGGGGTATGACCACCTTGTACCTCAGTGTCAATGTCACCACAGAGATAGAG ATGTGGAACAACATAATCTCTCTCAAGTTCGCCAATGACGATTTCACAAAAGAATGGAGACAAACGTTCACTAGGGACTTGGAAGGCAAACTCAAACAG GAGTCTCCTCTGGATCAGATAGAGATCTACTGTTCCAAGATTGAGGTCCTGAATGAATCTCACCCTCACGTAGCCAAGAGTATCGAGAAATGTGCCCTGGAAGCTGTCACCTCACTGTGCCAG